The following proteins are encoded in a genomic region of Hirundo rustica isolate bHirRus1 chromosome 3, bHirRus1.pri.v3, whole genome shotgun sequence:
- the GINS1 gene encoding DNA replication complex GINS protein PSF1 has protein sequence MAAERGLELVRELHRSAGGHLPPFRTEEMRQALEEMRALYERNQADVSEAKAGRTDLIFLIRFRHCCLLRNQRCLLAYLYDRLLRIRALRWEYGSVLPSTIQFHMSSEEMEWFNQYKKSLATYMRSVGGEEGLDLTQDIKPPKSLYIEVRCLRDHGEFEVDDGTTVLLKKNSQHFLPRWKCEQLIRQGVLEHVLS, from the exons AtggcggcggagcggggcctGGAGCTGGTGCGGGAACTGCACCGCTCGGCCGGCGGGCACCTCCCGCCGTTCCGG ACGGAGGAGATGCGGCAGGCGCTGGAGGAGATGCGGGCGCTGTACGAGCGGAACCAGGCGGATGT GTCCGAAGCCAAGGCGGGACGGACGGACCTGATTTTCCTCATCCGGTTCCggcactgctgcctgctgcgGAACCAGCGGTGCCTCCTGGCCTACCT GTATGACCGGTTGCTGCGGATCCGAGCACTGAGGTGGGAGTACGGCAGCGTTCTGCCCAGCACCATCCAGTTCCACATGTCATCTGAGGAA ATGGAGTGGTTCAATCAGTACAAAAAGTCTCTGGCTACCTACATGAGGTCAgtaggaggagaggaggggctGGACCTCACGCAGGACATCAAACCTCCCAAAAGCCTGTACATTGAA GTGCGGTGTTTAAGGGACCATGGGGAATTTGAGGTCGATGATGGCACCACCGTCCTGCTGAAGAAGAACAGCCAG CACTTTTTACCGCGCTGGAAATGCGAGCAGCTGATCAGACAGGGAGTCCTGGAGCACGTTCTGTCCTAA